The following proteins come from a genomic window of Phosphitispora fastidiosa:
- a CDS encoding 3-dehydroquinate synthase II, with amino-acid sequence MADKNRETSSRQIWFDGRKVPPERQDIWSLINNSPIRKIVVNSEQRLSEKFPLKTELITEISNQVDLNVVNTGETVLSTDQNLLYLAKTQGCQTCICISVSGKEALEQSWQDALKYDYLIVDFDLPTNIPLELIIARLQDSSTVLLKQVTTFAETEVVFGVLEKGSDGVLFSSTDINEIMKVSACLDGQDVGNIDLNSMTVSEVRNIGMGLRACIDTTAMMAQNEGMLVGSTSQGGIFVCSETHYLPYMNLRPFRVNAGAIHSYIWMPGNAAEYLSDLAAGSKVLCVNTEGISRTLTVGRVKMEVRPLLLIKGEAAGKEINVIVQDDWHIRVMGADGCPMNASLIRPGDQLLAYVCEPGRHVGIKVNETIIEK; translated from the coding sequence TTGGCGGATAAAAACAGAGAGACAAGTTCACGGCAAATATGGTTTGATGGCCGAAAAGTTCCCCCGGAACGCCAGGACATTTGGAGCCTGATAAATAACTCCCCTATCCGGAAAATAGTCGTCAATAGCGAACAGCGCCTTTCGGAAAAATTTCCTTTGAAAACAGAACTGATTACGGAAATCAGTAATCAAGTAGACTTAAATGTGGTCAACACCGGGGAAACAGTACTTTCAACCGATCAGAATCTCCTGTATCTGGCAAAAACGCAGGGATGCCAAACCTGTATTTGCATCTCTGTTTCAGGAAAGGAGGCCCTGGAACAGTCCTGGCAGGATGCCCTGAAATATGACTATCTCATTGTGGACTTTGACCTCCCCACCAACATTCCCCTGGAATTGATTATTGCCCGGCTGCAGGACAGCAGCACTGTACTCCTGAAACAGGTAACCACCTTTGCAGAAACTGAAGTGGTTTTCGGTGTGCTGGAAAAAGGCAGTGATGGCGTCCTGTTTTCCAGTACCGATATTAATGAAATTATGAAAGTCAGCGCCTGCCTGGATGGTCAGGATGTGGGAAATATTGACCTCAATTCAATGACAGTCAGTGAAGTCCGCAATATCGGCATGGGCTTAAGAGCCTGTATTGACACTACGGCAATGATGGCACAAAACGAAGGGATGCTGGTAGGCTCAACTTCTCAGGGTGGCATCTTTGTCTGTTCCGAAACCCACTACCTGCCATATATGAACCTGCGTCCTTTCCGGGTAAATGCCGGCGCCATCCACTCCTATATCTGGATGCCCGGCAATGCTGCCGAGTACCTCAGTGACCTGGCCGCCGGAAGCAAGGTGCTGTGTGTCAACACAGAGGGGATTTCGCGAACCCTGACCGTGGGCCGGGTTAAGATGGAGGTCAGGCCCCTGCTCTTAATCAAAGGAGAAGCAGCCGGCAAAGAAATTAATGTTATCGTTCAGGACGATTGGCATATCCGGGTCATGGGGGCTGACGGCTGCCCGATGAATGCCAGCCTTATCAGGCCGGGAGACCAGCTTCTGGCCTATGTATGTGAACCGGGCCGGCATGTGGGCATCAAGGTTAATGAGACCATTATAGAAAAATAA
- a CDS encoding 2-amino-3,7-dideoxy-D-threo-hept-6-ulosonate synthase, translated as MTGKQIRLKRLFKHSDRLFIAPMDHGVTVGPVQGLTDMPLMAGLIRAGRADAVVVHKGLVNQITDCLGANGCELIVHLSASTSLAPDPNRKELVSSVEHAIRLGATAVSVHVNLGSAGEPAMLKDLGMIADSCASWSMPLLAMMYVRDGNKESEYDPAKIKHAARLAEEVGADIVKVNYTGSAETFAEVTGAVKIPVVIAGGPKMSSVNELLDMIEESTAAGARGVAIGRNLFQHPDPARLARIIRQILDQKPLRQRSEKIAIINF; from the coding sequence ATGACAGGGAAACAAATTCGTCTGAAACGTCTGTTCAAGCATTCGGACCGCTTATTTATTGCACCAATGGACCACGGGGTTACTGTCGGTCCGGTACAAGGGTTAACGGATATGCCTTTAATGGCAGGGCTGATCCGGGCGGGAAGAGCCGATGCCGTGGTGGTCCACAAGGGACTGGTGAACCAAATAACCGACTGCCTGGGAGCAAATGGCTGTGAGTTAATTGTGCACCTCTCAGCCTCAACATCCCTGGCGCCGGACCCCAACCGCAAAGAATTGGTTTCCTCCGTTGAGCACGCCATCCGCCTTGGGGCTACAGCAGTATCGGTCCATGTCAATTTGGGGAGCGCCGGTGAACCGGCAATGCTGAAAGACCTTGGGATGATAGCGGATAGCTGTGCATCTTGGAGTATGCCGCTGCTGGCCATGATGTATGTGCGGGACGGCAATAAAGAAAGCGAATACGACCCGGCTAAAATTAAGCATGCAGCCCGGCTGGCCGAAGAAGTCGGGGCTGATATTGTGAAGGTTAATTATACCGGTTCGGCGGAAACCTTTGCCGAGGTTACCGGTGCGGTAAAAATTCCGGTAGTCATCGCTGGAGGACCCAAAATGTCATCAGTGAACGAACTCCTGGACATGATTGAAGAATCAACAGCAGCCGGCGCCAGGGGTGTGGCTATAGGCCGAAACCTGTTCCAGCATCCCGACCCGGCCCGTTTAGCCCGCATAATCCGGCAAATCCTTGACCAAAAGCCCCTGAGACAGCGCAGTGAGAAGATTGCCATAATTAACTTCTGA